Below is a genomic region from Patescibacteria group bacterium.
CCATGAGTACTAAAATCAGAATTCTTAATTGGTTTCGGCCAACCTTCAATCATTATACTTCCCTTATCTTCATAGATAGTTTTTGGTGTTATAGCCCCTGTATCAAGACCAGCCGCCATTGTTATTGTCTTAAACACCGACCCTGGCTCATACTGCCCAAAGATTGCTTGATTGTTATAGACTTCAGAGTTCTCTGCTTCTCTATAGTTATTTGGATCGTAATCAGGATAAGAACACATAGCAACAATTTCTCCAGTTTGTGGTCTCATGACAATAACACTCCCTGCATCGGCACCATGTCTCTCTGCTGACTCTTTTAATTTAGTGCATGCTGTAAACTGAATAGTTCTATCAATAGTCAAAACCAAATCACTTCCATTCTGTTCCTTGTCATATTCCATATCATTTACTATAATCACATTCCCCTGAGCATCACGTTCTGCTTTTATTAAACCAGCTTTTCCAGATAACTCTACGTCAAAAAATCCCTCAAGACCATATAGGCCTTTTTTTTCATCTGAAGAATAACCATAAAATCCTGAAATATGAGAAGAAAAATCTTCAGGATAATATCTGTGTTTCTGCATTAAATAACTTATACCAGGTATATTTTGTTCTAAAACTTTTCCCAACCCCTCCTCATCAACCTTGTCTTTAATTGGTTCATAGGGATCATTCTTTTTTGAAAACTTATTTTTAAATTCGTCAACTATTTCATTTTTTTTGAGACTTATATTCGCCTCTCTTTTTATATTTAAGAATTCAGCATATTCTTCATCGCTTAGTAAAGATTTTTGATTATTTTCTAACTCCACTTTTTTAGAAAGTATTTCTTCTTCGCTTAAGCCGACTAAGCTATCTAGCTCATTAATTATTTCGTCTCTTTTTTCATCATTTAGCATTTCCTCTACCTCTTTCTCAACATCTTCTCTAAATAAAATTTCGTAAATTTTATCAGCAGCTTCTTCTGGATTTTCAATATCTTTTGGAACAGCAAAAATATGGGCAAATTCTTTATTGGTTGCGATTGGGTAAAGATCTCTTTCCTCTCCATCTCCTCTATCTTGAATAAATATTTTTCCTCTTTCTGGTTCTAGCTTATTCAAGACCTGATGCTGAGATGAAGCTAGGGCAATATAGAGATCATGGTTCGCAACCTGTAAATAGTATAGACGATAAACCACAGCTAACCACAACAAAAAAATAATCGCAATTACTACATTAATGCGATTATTATAATCCATTCCTGGTTTTTTCCTAAGTTTTCTATTTTTAAATTTCATGCACTGGTTTTAATCTCTTTTAAATCCATGGGTCAAATACACCTTACCTCAATGCTACATAATCATCTCCTGGGTTGATATAGTCAATCTTGTCAGACTTAACCATTCCAAGCTCTTCAACTCTAATAGCAAGACTGTTATATGATTCGATCAAAGTTAAATCAAGTTCTAGGCTATCTTTTTGTTTATTTAGATAATTTACTTCTTTTTGTAAATCATTAATGACAAAACCCTTTACAGACAAATCATTCTTCACAAGAATATAGGAGATGCTTGATCCCATGATCATTATTGAGACCAAAGAAATAAGTAATCCAAGATTCATAAAATTTCTTCTTTTTCTTGAAGTAGTACTTCTTCTATTATTATTATTCTTAAATTTGTCTTTTTGATTTTTGTCCATTTAGTATTGACACCCCCCTTTATTCCCCTCTTGTTTATCCCGAAGAAAGCGGGAAGAGGGGTGGCACGATAGTGCCGGGGTGTGTTATTTTATTTAATTAAATCTTCTCCGCCACTCGCATTTTTGCACTTCGAGCTTTTGGGTTTCTTGCCAACTCCTCCTCAGAAGCCTGCAATATTTTTTTAGTTATTATTTTTATACTAGCCTTATGACCACACTGGCAAACTGGAAAGCTAGGTGGGCAATGGCAATCAATACTTTCCTTCTTAAATAGGTTTTTTACTATTCTGTCTTCAAGACTGTGATATGAAATTACAGCTATGCGACCTCCCATTTTTAACAAACGTAAACTGTCTGGCAATGCTTTTTCAATGTTTTTTAACTCTTCGTTAGTTTCTATTCTTAATGCCTGAAATGTTTTTGTAGCACAGTGTATTTTTTGTCTCTTGTAAAAAGCGGGCACTGCTTCTTCTATTATTTCTACTAAATCTTTCGTAGTATCAATGCTTCCTTTTTTTCGGGCATCAAATATTCCTCCTACTATCCTTTTATGAAACTTTTCTTCACCTAACTCTTTTATAATTATTTCCAATTCTTCCCTACTGTAATTATTTACCAAATCCCACGTTCTGTTGTTATTATCACCAAATGCCATATTTAATGGTGTTTCATCCTTAAAGGAGAATCCTCTATTAGTGTCCTCTAACTGCGCATTTGATAAACCGAGGTCAAAAACGATACCAGAGAAAAGACCTTCATCAAATTTTTCTTCATTATTTTTTCTAAAATTATTCTCGGCAGATTCATAAATATTTTTAAAATTAGTGTTTTCTAAAATTATATTATTTAATTTTTCTTTTTTTAAAATTTCTGAAGCGATTTCTATTGACCAAGGGTCTAAATCAAAGGACATCAACTTTCCTTTTTCCCCTAATCTTTTTGCAATTGCTACTGTGTAACCAGCTCCTCCCAATGTTCCATCTATATAATATTCTCCTTCTTTGGGGTCAAGATATTCAATAACCTCATCAAGCATAACTGGGACATGTCTATATTCCATATAATTTGACTCGCTTGTGAGCGAGGCACCCGATCAATCGCCAAGCGATCTGAGTGGGCCTATTATTAACTAAACTCTTCTATTTTAACTTTATAGCTCTAGCCCTCTTAAAAATCTCCCTTCTTAAATTATTTGTTTCAAATAAAGGATTTTTAATAACTTTAATATCAACCCTTCCTTCTTTTATATTTTTTATTTTTATTTCTATTGGCATACACGTAAATTTCGAATGACGAATTTCGATTTTCGAATTAATCTTCTAATTTTTAAATTAAAATACTTTTTGAATCCCCTCTTGAGAGGGGTGGCAACTTTGTTGACGGGGTGTGTTTCGTCGTTTATCTGACTAATCATTTACGCACCTCCCCGCTTCGCGGTACTCCTCTTCCCGCTTTCTTCGGGATAAACAAGAGGAGATTTTATTTTGAAATAACTATCTTTTCTATTTTAAATTCTAAATTCCTAATTCCTAATTCTAAATTCTAAATTCCCTACACTCCCAAATCACCCAAAGCTTCAGCTATTTCACTACTATCCCCCTCTGAACTTTCTTTATATTTATCCCAATCACTTTCATTCCAAATTTCCAACCTATCATACAAACCAGCTACTATTGTTTTTTTATCTAGGTTTGCAAACTTTCTTAAATATTCTGGTAATGTAACACGTCCCTGTGAATCAAACTCTACATCCATAGCCCCAGCTAACATCATACGACTAAATGCTCTTGCTTTAGATTGACTGATTGGTAAATTAGACAATTTTTTAGCAATATCACCCCATTCTTTCTTTGGATATAAAAAAAGACAGTTATCTAAACCCTTCGTAACAACTGCTCCTTCTTCAAGCATCGAACGGAACTTCGCAGGAACCGCTAACCTACCTTTTGCATCTAAATTATGATTGTATTCACCGATGAACATCAATTTGAATTATGAATTATGAATTATGAATCTCCTCTTTTGTCATCTCGAGCGAAGTGCTAACGTAGTCGAGAGATCATAAATAAACTCTTTCAATAATTTTTGTCATTCTGAAGTGAGACCTCAAATATTATGGTTTAGCTCACTCCAGAACAACAGTTTTGTTACATGTTTTGTGTTACATGTTACATGAATTGCACGACAAGCAAATTTGACCTTTTAAGGCCAAAAGGAGTTTGATATAGAATTTTAATATCAGACCCCTTCTTCACCTTAATTCTAGTCATTCCGGGCTTGACCCGGAATCCAGAAAAATCTAAAGAGAACTTCCCTTTTATTTTCTTTCTCCTCCTTAGATTAAAAGAAAATAAGATTTTGTTTTTGTTATATTTTGTTTTAATGATTATTAACTTGTCATTCTGCCTGTCCCGTCATTTGCGGGAGAACGAAACGCCAGTGCAGTGATAGAATCTAACATATTTTTGTCTTTTCTAAGATCCGAGAAGAAGTTTGACCAATGTTGAGTCCTGATCAAACCCCTTCTTTGTCCTAAAAACGCACCCCCATGCGTAAAAAACATTTTAGAATGATGAAAGTGTTTCAAAATTCTCCACTTTCCCCCACTTTTCACCTATCTACTATCAGTATACACCACTTTTGGCCATTTGTCAATCCACCTACCCCACCACCTAATTAGCTAATAATAAACAAAAAATGTGCATTTTATGCACATTTTTGATGGTGGGGAATCCCCTATTTTTCAGTTTTTTTTATACCATTTTAATTTATCCACAATCTTATTAACAGGATATTAACAAAACACTTAATACAGCCTAAACGCAAATAAAAAAGACCTCCAATGTTTTTAATGACATCGTAGGTCTTTTTTAATTCCCCTCTTGTTTATCCCGAAGAAAGCGGGAAGAGGGGTGGCCGACAGGCCGAGGTGTGTTTCCCAAATTATTCCCCTCTCTGAGAGGGGTGGCAGCTTTGCTGACGGGGTGTGTTGTTCGGAGTGTGTTATTTAAACTCTCACCAATCTTTCAGACAACTCTCATCGTTCCCTACACACTTTACGGAGGTGTCGGATACCTCCGATTGCTTTAATGACATCTGATATCTACATTAGAGATAAATAAAATAGGTATAGAGTTAATTCTATACCTATTTTATTTATCTCAATTTTCTCTTATAATCACTGTTTAAAATGAAGATGTTGCTTATAAACCTAATGTAGTCTACTTTTTTTTGAAAGCTTAGCTACCAAAAAATTAGTCTATATCCTTTTCGTATAGAACATCCCACTTATATATCTCATTTACTTCCCTGCCCTTAAAATCATCATCACCTATTCCTATTTTTTCCAAATCAACAGAATATTTTCTTCTCTTTAATGTTTCACGAATTGGCTGTCCTTCTGGATCCAGTTCTTCACTAACTCTGTCTAGAGATCTTGTTAATATTTCTGCTTGAGTTGGGGTTAAATCCATTTTGATAATTAAAAATCCACTTTTCTCAGCTGGGGAAAATTGTTTGGTTGATGAAGCGGTTAAAACAACATCACCTCTGTCATATCTTCCCTCACCTCTCGAAGCTTCAATTTGTACTAACAATTTATGAGTAACTTTTTCTCCAATCTTAGCGGCCTTTTTTAGGGTCATCCCGTCATCATAGGGGTCAACTGGTCCACTATTTCTCATAATAAAAAATAAACCTAGAAGTAAAAGTAAAATTACACCACCTATTATAATAATTTTGTTTTTCATAGTATTAATTCAAAGATTGAAGATTAAAAAATTCAATGAATTTATTTTATTATTTTATTATTTTTCTGCCCGCCCGCCTCTAGAATATTATATATTATCTTGATTTTATTATAAAATAATTTTACTAGCCTCTTTCGATGTAATTCTTTTATGGCGTTTCGGGCGGGGATTCCGGATCCCCATACGTCAAGCTACGGGGTAAACAAGCTGAGAATGACGATGTTAATTTTATAACTTCTTTTTTCCAATTGTTATATTTGGTTCACTTGAATATTCTGGTTTTACCATTTCAATATTATCGATTCTTATACTTTTTCCATCGAGGGAAGAAACGGGAATGTCTAAACCATAAGCCAATGTATTCGCTGTAACTATTCCGATACGCAAAGCTGAAAATGAACCGCCACTGTTACCTACTTTTATTTTTTCTAAATCTTTTGATTTTTTATTAATTTTCTTTAATAATAAATCAATCTCCGGCAAAAGTCTCTCAGCTTGAGTAAAGCTTGCTTCAAAATCTTTTTTAGCTAATAATTTTCCATTAGAGAATAGTTCTATAAGAATATTCTGATTTTTACTTGTATCGATTATTAATTCCATTTGATTAAAATTATACCACAATAAGTATTTTATTCAATTATATTATGTATTAAAAATCGGAGGAGTTAAACTCCTCCGATTTTTAATACATTCGTATCTTAAACTATTTTTTTTCTTCCTGCCTTTGTTCTTTCAGACTCTGTTAACAGTTGTTTTCTCATTCTTATTCCTTTTGGAGTAATTTCTAAATATTCATCATCTTTCATGATGCCCATTCCTCGTTCTAAACTCAACTCTGTTGGTGGTGTTAGTCTAATAGCTTCGTCAGC
It encodes:
- a CDS encoding penicillin-binding protein 2; protein product: MKFKNRKLRKKPGMDYNNRINVVIAIIFLLWLAVVYRLYYLQVANHDLYIALASSQHQVLNKLEPERGKIFIQDRGDGEERDLYPIATNKEFAHIFAVPKDIENPEEAADKIYEILFREDVEKEVEEMLNDEKRDEIINELDSLVGLSEEEILSKKVELENNQKSLLSDEEYAEFLNIKREANISLKKNEIVDEFKNKFSKKNDPYEPIKDKVDEEGLGKVLEQNIPGISYLMQKHRYYPEDFSSHISGFYGYSSDEKKGLYGLEGFFDVELSGKAGLIKAERDAQGNVIIVNDMEYDKEQNGSDLVLTIDRTIQFTACTKLKESAERHGADAGSVIVMRPQTGEIVAMCSYPDYDPNNYREAENSEVYNNQAIFGQYEPGSVFKTITMAAGLDTGAITPKTIYEDKGSIMIEGWPKPIKNSDFSTHGAWGWADMSSVLENSLNTGVIFAMEKTGDKIFTQYVKDFGFGEKEGIELETEAPGDISNLLRKTIRPVDSAVASFGQGITATPLQLINSYAAIANGGKLMKPYLVAEMIDSNGTKSVTQARELKRVISEKTALILSGMLVNVVDGGHAKLAAVDGYYVAGKTGTAQVADDVTKGYGEKTIHTFVGFSPVEEPEFVMLVRLDDPKDVYYSASSAAPLFGDIAEFILNYWKIPKERLR
- the rsmH gene encoding 16S rRNA (cytosine(1402)-N(4))-methyltransferase RsmH, whose translation is MEYRHVPVMLDEVIEYLDPKEGEYYIDGTLGGAGYTVAIAKRLGEKGKLMSFDLDPWSIEIASEILKKEKLNNIILENTNFKNIYESAENNFRKNNEEKFDEGLFSGIVFDLGLSNAQLEDTNRGFSFKDETPLNMAFGDNNNRTWDLVNNYSREELEIIIKELGEEKFHKRIVGGIFDARKKGSIDTTKDLVEIIEEAVPAFYKRQKIHCATKTFQALRIETNEELKNIEKALPDSLRLLKMGGRIAVISYHSLEDRIVKNLFKKESIDCHCPPSFPVCQCGHKASIKIITKKILQASEEELARNPKARSAKMRVAEKI
- the mraZ gene encoding division/cell wall cluster transcriptional repressor MraZ produces the protein MFIGEYNHNLDAKGRLAVPAKFRSMLEEGAVVTKGLDNCLFLYPKKEWGDIAKKLSNLPISQSKARAFSRMMLAGAMDVEFDSQGRVTLPEYLRKFANLDKKTIVAGLYDRLEIWNESDWDKYKESSEGDSSEIAEALGDLGV
- a CDS encoding tRNA threonylcarbamoyladenosine biosynthesis protein TsaB gives rise to the protein MELIIDTSKNQNILIELFSNGKLLAKKDFEASFTQAERLLPEIDLLLKKINKKSKDLEKIKVGNSGGSFSALRIGIVTANTLAYGLDIPVSSLDGKSIRIDNIEMVKPEYSSEPNITIGKKKL